The following proteins are co-located in the Choristoneura fumiferana chromosome 23, NRCan_CFum_1, whole genome shotgun sequence genome:
- the LOC141441162 gene encoding LOW QUALITY PROTEIN: beta-1,3-galactosyltransferase 4-like (The sequence of the model RefSeq protein was modified relative to this genomic sequence to represent the inferred CDS: inserted 2 bases in 1 codon), whose product MSASGLPRYASLSRLLSRSLRPRARPGSHVGAAADDGVRAAAPGRRRRARPPQPAEPPRPPAPREEPLLTRALYAPGFTRAHAELCPARGARLRLLILVASAPAHAAAREAVRLTWGHAAQRRDVALGFVLGAPPAGLRAALDAEDALYGDLIEGRSADSYSNLTLKSVSMLEWKASYCARAPFLLKADDDVFVNVARLLRFAAAPACVRRRARAVWGALVSRVRPARAPQDKNYAPPAQFPGAVFPDFVRGPAYLXGGVAAARLARAAGAARFLRLEDVFVTGVVAAARGVRRVGARGFLRLRAPRDACEARRWVAVHLERPSDQLAMWARSLDDLVRCRVPPPPPPPPPPPPV is encoded by the exons TACGCGTCGCTGTCGCGGCTGCTCTCG CGCTCACTGCGACCGCGCGCTCGTCCTGGGAGCCATGTCGGCGCTGCTGCTGATGATGGCgtccgcgccgccgcgcccggtcgccgccgccgcgcccggccCCCGCAGCCCGCGGAGCCCCcgcggccgccggcgccgcgcgaGGAGCCGCTGCTGACGCGCGCGCTGTACGCGCCGGGCTTCACGCGCGCGCACGCGGAGCTGTGtccggcgcgcggcgcgcggctgCGGCTGCTGATCCTGGTGGCGTCGGCGCCGGCGCACGCGGCGGCGCGCGAGGCCGTGCGGCTCACGTGGGGGCACGCGGCGCAGCGGCGGGACGTGGCGCTCGGCTTCGTGCTGGGCGCGCCGCCGGCCGggctgcgcgccgcgctcgaCGCGGAGGACGCGCTGTACGGCGACCTGATCGAGGGCCGCTCCGCCGACTCGTACTCCAACCTGACGCTCAAGTCGGTGTCCATGCTGGAGTGGAAGGCGTCGTACTGCGCGCGCGCGCCCTTCCTGCTGAAGGCCGACGACGACGTGTTCGTGAACGTGGCGCGGCTGCTGCGCttcgcggcggcgccggcgtgcgtgcggcggcgcgcgcgcgccgtcTGGGGCGCGCTCGTGTCGCGCGtgcggccggcgcgcgcgccgcaggACAAGAACTACGCGCCGCCGGCGCAGTTCCCGGGCGCCGTGTTCCCGGACTTCGTGCGCGGGCCGGCGTACCT GGGGGgcgtggcggcggcgcggctggcgcgggcggcgggcgcggcgcgcttCCTGCGGCTGGAGGACGTGTTCGTGACGGGCGtggtggcggcggcgcgcggcgtgcggCGCGTGGGCGCGCGCGGCTTCCTGCGCCTGCGCGCGCCGCGCGACGCGTGCGAGGCGCGCCGCTGGGTGGCCGTGCACCTGGAGCGCCCGAGCGACCAGCTGGCGATGTGGGCGCGCTCGCTGGACGACCTCGTGCGGTGCCgcgtgccgccgccgccgccgccgccgccgccgccgccgcccgtcTGA